Genomic DNA from uncultured Flavobacterium sp.:
TGTTTTTTACCAAATGGGAAATTTCTGAGAATTTTTAAATATCTTTGAACTATGAGCACACTAATAAAACCAAATCACATAGGGCGAAAAATTAGCCGTATTCGTGAACTTCGAGACATGAAACAAGAAGCTTTGGCGCAAGCTTTAGGAACAAGTCAACAAACTGTTTCTGCAATTGAAAACAGTGAAACGATAGATGATGAAAAACTTGCAGAAATTGCAAAAGTACTTGGAGTTTCAGTCGAAGCAATTAAGAACTTCTCTGAAGAAGCTGTCTTAAATATTATTGGTAATACTTATCACGTGGACAATTCTTCTGCGGTTAACTATGGTTGTACTTTTAATCCTTTAGATAAATTAATACAATCTCATGAAGAGCAAATCAAACTTTATGAACGTTTAGTTCAGGCAGAAAAAGATAAAGTCGAATATCTGGAAAAAATAATAAAAGGAAAATAACCTTTTTAAAAAGCAAAAACTCCTTAAGAAATTAAGGAGTTTTTTTATTCGAAAAATAATCCGCTTTTCTTGTAAATTTGTGAAGCCCTGTATAAGTTGATATAAGCGATTGATACAGATAAAGTCTAGAGAAAATTAAAAAACGTTAATAAATAAATGGAAATATTAATAATAACAGGTCCTCCATATTCTGGAAAAGGTACGCAATGCGAGATTTTAAAAGAAGAACTTAAATTTAAACATATTTCAACCGGAGATAGATGTCGCTTAGAAAAACAGAATAAAACGGAAATTGGAAAGATAATGTCTGAATATGAAGAAAAAGGAAATTTAGTGCCTGACTCCATGATGAAAGATCTTTTCAGTAAAATTTTAGATGAAAACATATCAAATAATGGAATAATCTTAGATGGATACCCAAGAACTGAACCACAAGTAAATGATTTGATGGAACTTATTGAATCAAAAAAAATGAAAATCGGAAAGGTTATTAATATTGATGTTCCAAAGACAGAGCTTCTAAAAAGAGCAAAAAAAAGAGCTGAAACTTCTGACCGAAAAGACGACAAAGATGCTGCAATCCATCTTAAAAGAATTGAAGTCTTTGAAAGTTCAACCAGACCGGCAATAGAATATATGAAGTCTAGAATTAAAGTTTTGACTTTTGATGGATTGGGAACAATTGATGAAATAACAAAACGAATTAAAGATAGCTTATATTGATCCTAATTGAAAGTGATCGATAGTAATCAGCAACTTCAACATTCTGCATTAAAAACAAGAAACTCCTTAATTTCTTAAGGAGTTTTTTTATGTCTTATTTTAAGTTCTTAGAAATACTTCATTCTAACATTAAATCGAAAACCTTTAGCTGTCAAAGACAGTAACACAATAAATGAAAACTTCATTGAATTTGAGTTTAGTTATTTTTTATTTTTACCGAACTTATTAATGATCAGAGTAATTTTATAGGTATATAAATATCAATAATATGAAAGTTTTGTGGGTGCGACTTGGGATCGTTTAAATGACTTAGAAAGAAATTTCTATTATCAGGCTGATAACCATTTTCTTCAAACCATACTTCATAAATATACTTCCAGGTTTTAAAACATTCAGACATTGGTGCTTCTTTATGGAAAATGGCATATAATCCACCGCTTATTGTTGTGTTGCCAATTAATCCTTCTCCAACTATTCCTTCAGGAACAGACAAACAAACATCAGCCTGAAGCATTCCTGATAAATTAGCATTACTTCTATAAACCGTTAGCGCTTTGGTTTCTGGAAAATTCACCAAATTTCTGGGAGTTGCCCAACTAAAAAGCTGCTCAAACATCTTACCAAATGTTTCGCTATCATGGTTGTGGATATTAAGATTTCTGATATAAATAACATTAAACTCCTCCATTTTTTTGATTTCAAAATCAAGTTTGACAATTTCACTCATTTCAATATTTTTTAAATTATTTAATTTGAGTGCAAGGTAGTCTTCGATTTCGGACTGCATTTTTCCAATATTGCTATCTGTTATACCAATATTGCTATTTTTGTGAAGCTTTCGCCATTCACTTGGTGTTACCTGTTTGACTTCGCGAAAACTTCGTGAAAAAGACGAGATACTTAAAAAACCGCAATCACTCGCAATTTCACTAATTGTTTTTGATGGATTGTTCATTAAGAAAAATAGAGCTCTCTCTATTTTTGCATTTTTAATAAATTCATTGATGGTCTTTCCTGTTACCAACTTAAAAATTCTATGGAAATGAAATTTTGAAAAATTAGAAAGACTAGCCAGTTTTTCTAAAGAAAGTTCTTCATGAAGATTTTCTTTAATATAATCTATACTTTTATTGATTCTAAAGTAATACTCTTTAATAGACTCTTCCTTTGTCATGCTTATTATTTGTATTGTATTTTTAGCCAAATATTACCGGAAATAATGAAGCTTTTTATTGCATTACAAAAGTAGATTTTAAAATTTTCTAATGAATTATTTTATCGAAAGTTTCTTCAAATCTTGTAAAAGAGGATTCGTAAGGAGTTTTTTTTATGACTTACATTTTTGTTTTCTGCCTATTCCCGTTTTGATCACAAATTCACAATTCAAAGACCTTATAACTTCTAAATGCTGTAATATTTTTTTACTACATTTGACATAGATATTCTTTCGTTTGACAGCTATATTGTTGAAAAAGAAATCAAATCATCAACCCCCAAATCTTAAAAATGAAAAAAAATCTAATAACTCTTTTATTTCTATTTACGGTTATAAATATCTTTGGGCAAACTCCAACCATTTCAAAACCTAATGACATAGTCACTAATAAAGTTATAAATCCGCTTAAAAAAATTCCATTAGATGATGCATCAATCTTAATTTATGATTACGACGGTTCTCTAATGTCATTTGATTTAGAAGCTGAACACATTAATTGGATTGTAAAAGCCACAGATTCCTATACTGAAATGTGTGCAAATAAAATAACGCTACAGGATGGAGTTATATACATTCCGTTTATTAACGGTGAAATTTTTGCAATTGATAACCAAACTGGTGAAATCTTTTGGAAATCAAGACTAGGTAATATTACAGATCAAATTGTACTAAAAAATCAAATTCCAGTTATACATGATGGAAAATTGTTTATAACGACTCAAAGCCCGAATAATACTATTTATGCTCTTAATCTAAAAGATGGCAGTTTAGTATGGAACTACAAATTAGATTCCTCAAATAATGATGTTCCTGTTCTCTTTTTTGACAACAAAGTTTTTACTCAAAGTGGGTCTAATTTATATAGTTTTGATGCCAATACAGGAAAACTTCTTAACCAAAAAAGCTTTGAGGAAGCTATAACCGGAAAACCTGTAACAGATGGTGAAAATATATTTATCGCAAATGAAAAAAATGTGATTTATGCTTTAAGCCCTAATAAACTAGATGTTTTATGGCAATTTAAAGTAGATGAAAATCAAAATAATATCAAGGAACGTATATTTTGCAAAGACAATAAAGTATATTTTGCAGCACAAGGCCCGGAAGTTTCTTCTATATACGCTGTGGATTCAAAAACAGGAACTCAGCTATGGAAAACGGACTTTAAAGATGATAATATCGAATACATCGTTGAGGAAAGTGATAACGTTTGGGGATATACTCGTAAAGCAAGACTTTTTCAATTAGACATAAATAATGGTGAAATAGCATTCGAGGTAAAATTAACCACCAAACCTATTTCAAATCTTGAATTTGCGGTTGATGATTCTTTGTTTTATTATTCTGATGCTGCTTTAATTCAATTTGAATTTAAATCAAAAGACGAAAACGAAGTTTATCTGCGAACCTCTATTAAGGACGACCCTTATAGCGCATATGTAAAATTAATTCGATAACAAAAAAGAAGCTGCCTCAATAAGACAGCTTCTTTTTTTTATCGATATTCCGCTTGTCTTTTCATAAACAATTTTTCATATTTAAACGCCAAATTGCCTTAAATGATGATCCATGTGTTTGTAGGCTGCGATTCCCCATTGATGGGTTGAAATGTTGCCAAATGCAGGATGTGTAAGTGTCAATTCCTTATTGTTTTGCGGAAATTTTTTGATGATTGTTTTAAACAACTCTTTTTGAGTTTCAAACTTATCATCGCCAAATTTTCCTTTTGTTATATGTTGTTCTTCAGTAATTCTTCCTTTGGTAAATTTTGGTGCTAAATAGATCGCTAATATTCTTAAAAGATATTGCTTTAATACTGTTTTTTGAGTTGTTCGGCTTTCCTCCAGTATCTGTTTGTTACAAGAATTGCAATGTGCCAGCATTTCTGTAGAATTCATCTGTCCCCAAATAGATTTACTTTGAGGCGTTAGTTTTTCTATTCTTGTTATGAGTTGATTAGCAATCCTTTCATTTAATAAGTTTTTCATAATCTTAAATTTTGCAAAGACAAAACAAATCTAATAATATGTTTCAATTTCCGAAAATATTATCTGGACAGAATGAGATGAAGACGTTTTCTTTTATATATTTATTGTTCAAAGTATCCCTTAACAGGCATCTGTTAATTTAAAAAAAATAAAAATGACGCAACAAAAACAATGGTCAATAGATGAAATTCAAAAAGTTTGGCAATTAGCTTCAAGATTACATAATGGCCAAAAATATGGTGGTTTTGATGATGGCGAAAAAGTGGAGTATATAAATCATATTGGAAGTGTTGTCTTCGAAGTTTTAAACGCTATTCAATCAACAGAAAATATCAATGCTGATTTAGCAATTAAATGTGCAATACTTCATGATACTATTGAAGACACGCCGGTGACATATGAAAAAGTAAATGAACTTTTTGGTCATGATGTTGCAAGTGGAGTTCTTGCGCTGACTAAAAATGATGAAATTGAGGGACAGCTTGAAAAAATGCTTGATAGTCTAAAAAGAATTAAAGAACAGCCTATAGAAATTTGGGCCGTTAAAATGGCTGACAGAATTACAAATTTGTACCAACCACCATACTACTGGAAAGACGAAAAAAAATTAAAATATATTGAAGAAGCTAAAATTATACACAACGAATTAAAAGACGGAAATAAATATTTGGCAGAAAGATTAAAAAATAAAATTGAAGAGTATCATCGATTTCTTAATGCCTCTCAAATTATTTAGCATAATAACTTTATGTGCTAAAAAAACTCCTTAATTTCTTAAGGAGTTTTTTATATTTCTAATACTGTTCTGTAAATGTTTATTTCTCTCCGTAAATTACGAGTGCACTTGAGTCAATTACAATATTCCCGTCAGGATATCTTTCATTAACTACAGCATAAGTTTCATGTTTTATTTTCTCTTTCATATCATCACTGGCATTTGCAAGAGCAGCAACTATTGGAGCAGCAACTTCTGTTTGCATTCCCCAGTAGGCATCAATTGTTTTGCAGTTCAATTTTCCGGCTACTTCAACTTGAGAAATATTCTTTAATCCGGCTTCCAAAAATATATCCGAAATTAATCCGTCTTTGGCACAACGAAACATCCCCGGTGAGCCCGCAGGCGGAGGAGCAAGTTCCAAATTTCTGTTAATGGTTCCCATAGTCGCTGTAACCCAAAAGTTTTTTTCGGGAACATTCCAGACTGCCGTAGCAATTTTTCCTCCAGGTTTAAGAACCCGGGCCATTTCTTTGGCCGCTAATTGCATATCGGGAAAAAACATAAATCCAAATCGACAACTTATCGCATCAAATGTATTATCAGGAAAAGGAAGCTCGCAAACATCGCATGCAACAGTTTCAATGTTTTTAATCCCTTTTAACGCTGCATTTTCGCGGGCTATTTTTAACATATCATCGGCAAGATCAGTCATAACAACTCTTCCTCCGGATAATTTCTCAGCAATTGTCAGTCCAGGCTCTCCGGTACCTGAAGCAACATCAAGAATAACATCATTTTTTTGCGGGTCTAATAAGTAAATTATTTCATCTCCCATTGGTTTTAGAAAATCCATTACAAGTTCATCCCATTTCTTCCAGCCTCCAGAAAATTTGTTCCAGGATTGTTTTTGCTGCTCGCGAATTTGTTCAAGGTGCGCTTCCATTTTCTTCAATTTTTATGTTCTGTAATTGGTTCCGTTTCTTCAAAAACTAACATTATTCCTGACTAATTTATACCAATCAAAAAATAAATATTGTTGAAGTTTTTGACTAGCTAATTTACGCAATATTCAAACACAAATAACTGACTAGCAGTTAATTAATTTAATTTAAAATTATTTTCCTTAATTAATTCTGTTTCAATTCCGCTGTCAAGCCATAAGAACTTTTCATTAAATCCTGATTTTTCAATCTCATTTTTCAATGACTTTACAGATTGCTTAAAATGCCACCAACCTTCATAATGAATCGGAATAACAATGTTTGGATTTAAAAGTTTAGTGGTTTCAATGGCTTCTTCGCCATTCATTGTAACTCTCAAATTCTTTTTTAAGTACGGGAATGCCCCGGCTCCCAAATGCAAAATTGCGATGTCAACTTTCTTCTTGTTTTCTAATTCATACAAACCTTCAAAAAGTACTGTATCTCCCGAAATATAAATACAGCCATTAGTCTGCCCTTCCCATTCTATTGCAAAACCTAAAACCTTTCCCATAACTTTATCCAGCCTTTTAATGTTGGTGTGTTGTGCAGGTATTGCAGTTATTTTCAGTCTCTTTACTTTTGTGGTTTCAACATGATATTCCTGCCAATTATCAAGACCAATTGTGTTATTGTTTTTTAAACGTTTTACAGCATCTTTTGTAGAAAGAACAACGGGAACTGTCTTGATAAAGAGTCTTCCGTTTTTATCTAAATTATCACTGTGATGATCGTGACTTAACAACACTAAATCAACTTTTCCGATTTCTTCAATTGACAATGCCGGATCAATATATTTTTTTGAGAATGCTATAGGCCGACTGACGTATTGTGGAAAAATACCATCTTTCTTGTCTAATGTTGGATCGGTTAAAATTTTAAATCCGTTGATGTTTATTAAAACACAAGCAGTGTCAATATGTGTAATGGTAACTTTCATTTTGTACTAATTTTAATTGTTAAAGAATAGTACAA
This window encodes:
- a CDS encoding MBL fold metallo-hydrolase — translated: MKVTITHIDTACVLININGFKILTDPTLDKKDGIFPQYVSRPIAFSKKYIDPALSIEEIGKVDLVLLSHDHHSDNLDKNGRLFIKTVPVVLSTKDAVKRLKNNNTIGLDNWQEYHVETTKVKRLKITAIPAQHTNIKRLDKVMGKVLGFAIEWEGQTNGCIYISGDTVLFEGLYELENKKKVDIAILHLGAGAFPYLKKNLRVTMNGEEAIETTKLLNPNIVIPIHYEGWWHFKQSVKSLKNEIEKSGFNEKFLWLDSGIETELIKENNFKLN
- a CDS encoding methyltransferase domain-containing protein, with the translated sequence MEAHLEQIREQQKQSWNKFSGGWKKWDELVMDFLKPMGDEIIYLLDPQKNDVILDVASGTGEPGLTIAEKLSGGRVVMTDLADDMLKIARENAALKGIKNIETVACDVCELPFPDNTFDAISCRFGFMFFPDMQLAAKEMARVLKPGGKIATAVWNVPEKNFWVTATMGTINRNLELAPPPAGSPGMFRCAKDGLISDIFLEAGLKNISQVEVAGKLNCKTIDAYWGMQTEVAAPIVAALANASDDMKEKIKHETYAVVNERYPDGNIVIDSSALVIYGEK
- a CDS encoding nucleoside monophosphate kinase: MEILIITGPPYSGKGTQCEILKEELKFKHISTGDRCRLEKQNKTEIGKIMSEYEEKGNLVPDSMMKDLFSKILDENISNNGIILDGYPRTEPQVNDLMELIESKKMKIGKVINIDVPKTELLKRAKKRAETSDRKDDKDAAIHLKRIEVFESSTRPAIEYMKSRIKVLTFDGLGTIDEITKRIKDSLY
- a CDS encoding PQQ-binding-like beta-propeller repeat protein encodes the protein MKKNLITLLFLFTVINIFGQTPTISKPNDIVTNKVINPLKKIPLDDASILIYDYDGSLMSFDLEAEHINWIVKATDSYTEMCANKITLQDGVIYIPFINGEIFAIDNQTGEIFWKSRLGNITDQIVLKNQIPVIHDGKLFITTQSPNNTIYALNLKDGSLVWNYKLDSSNNDVPVLFFDNKVFTQSGSNLYSFDANTGKLLNQKSFEEAITGKPVTDGENIFIANEKNVIYALSPNKLDVLWQFKVDENQNNIKERIFCKDNKVYFAAQGPEVSSIYAVDSKTGTQLWKTDFKDDNIEYIVEESDNVWGYTRKARLFQLDINNGEIAFEVKLTTKPISNLEFAVDDSLFYYSDAALIQFEFKSKDENEVYLRTSIKDDPYSAYVKLIR
- a CDS encoding helix-turn-helix transcriptional regulator: MSTLIKPNHIGRKISRIRELRDMKQEALAQALGTSQQTVSAIENSETIDDEKLAEIAKVLGVSVEAIKNFSEEAVLNIIGNTYHVDNSSAVNYGCTFNPLDKLIQSHEEQIKLYERLVQAEKDKVEYLEKIIKGK
- a CDS encoding AraC family transcriptional regulator, producing the protein MTKEESIKEYYFRINKSIDYIKENLHEELSLEKLASLSNFSKFHFHRIFKLVTGKTINEFIKNAKIERALFFLMNNPSKTISEIASDCGFLSISSFSRSFREVKQVTPSEWRKLHKNSNIGITDSNIGKMQSEIEDYLALKLNNLKNIEMSEIVKLDFEIKKMEEFNVIYIRNLNIHNHDSETFGKMFEQLFSWATPRNLVNFPETKALTVYRSNANLSGMLQADVCLSVPEGIVGEGLIGNTTISGGLYAIFHKEAPMSECFKTWKYIYEVWFEENGYQPDNRNFFLSHLNDPKSHPQNFHIIDIYIPIKLL
- a CDS encoding HD domain-containing protein: MTQQKQWSIDEIQKVWQLASRLHNGQKYGGFDDGEKVEYINHIGSVVFEVLNAIQSTENINADLAIKCAILHDTIEDTPVTYEKVNELFGHDVASGVLALTKNDEIEGQLEKMLDSLKRIKEQPIEIWAVKMADRITNLYQPPYYWKDEKKLKYIEEAKIIHNELKDGNKYLAERLKNKIEEYHRFLNASQII
- a CDS encoding DUF1569 domain-containing protein → MKNLLNERIANQLITRIEKLTPQSKSIWGQMNSTEMLAHCNSCNKQILEESRTTQKTVLKQYLLRILAIYLAPKFTKGRITEEQHITKGKFGDDKFETQKELFKTIIKKFPQNNKELTLTHPAFGNISTHQWGIAAYKHMDHHLRQFGV